In Drosophila miranda strain MSH22 chromosome XR, D.miranda_PacBio2.1, whole genome shotgun sequence, the genomic window TTGACGGCTGCGGCGCCTCACTTCATTCTGATATCCACATAGAAGACGGTGTTTGTCAGGTTATCGTTGTGCCACTCCCTCATGTACAGATTGGAGTCGATGCTGAAGCTCCCCGAGCGCACGAATCGGGGTATGGCCTCCTTGTCCGATTGAATATTCAGCATGGTATAGTTTCCCTGCAAGAACAAGGCGTCACGAGAGTTGTATAGCCTACATACGAGTCTGGGTAGTCTGGTAGTCTGGTACCTCCTTCAGGGGACACTGCTTGGGCATATTGGAGTCCCTCATGACGTTTTCCAGCCAGAAATTGATGATGCTCTGGCCCCTGGCCTTGCCCATGATGTGGCACAGATTGACATTGTAGGTGAAGACGTTCCGGTAGGTGTTCTCCCTCTTGGACACGCGCTGGGCCAACGTGGCCCGCAGCCACACATCCACCGTGATGGTCCGTATGAAATGTAGGGTAAAATTCACGGTCGTATAGTCTGCACTCACCGACGCCTCGTAGTACGACAGATATTTGCTGTTGTAGTCGGTGACAATCCTCCGGAAGAGCAGCGAACTCAGAGACTGCAAGACAGCGTGAAAGAGGGCTCTCAAGGCGATATTTAGGAGGATATTCGAACCTTGTGTCCCTCCAGCAGGCGCCAGGCACTGCAGAGCAGCAGTCCAGCAACAAGAGCTCTACAGATCGCAGCCATCGTCCACGCCTCCCGTTCGCTGATTGAATTCGATTCGTGCCCGAAATAGTGGACATTATAACATCATCAATATTCCATTTACAATATTCGAGTGCGTTCGTGATCAAGATCTGTTGCACGCAGAACTATCAGAGGAGGAGATCTGCCGTTCAGCTGTTCGTTGGGTTATTGGAGCCCCTCCACTGGCCCTCCACTGGCCCTCCACTGGCCCTTCGCTGGCCCTCCCCTGGCCCTCCGCTGGCCGTCCGCTGGCCCTCCGCTGGCCCTCCGCTGGCCCTCCGCTGGCCCTCCGCTGGCCCTCCGCTGGCCCTCCGCTGGCCCTCCGCTGGCCCTCCGCTGGCCCTCCGCTGGCCCTCCGCATGGCCCTACGCTTGCCCCTCCACTGGCCCTCCGCTGGCCCCTCCACTGGCCCTCCACTGGCCCTCCCAGGTACTGGCCATCCGTCCAGGCCTCTCGGCGTAATTAAATTGCACTGTTCAGAAGTTTTTGGGCCCCCGCCCCCACCCACGCGGCAGCCCATATAATTTGTTGGAGACTGACGCTAAAAATATGATAAATTACCGCTTTTACgggcagcagagcagcaggcagcaggccgCATAAATTCAAAAAGAGCCGCTATTTGCTGCTAACCAAATCTTAATTATAAATCTAAAGGAAGCACTTGCAAccgacgaaaaaaaaaaaggagacaaAAAATGAGAAAGAAATTACCGCAAGCGCAGTGCAGGAGCAGCAGTGGGTCGGGTGAAGGGGGGAGGGGTGAGGGGTGAGGGGCTAGGAATGAAATGATGATTTAATAGAATGGTCTGCGGGCACCGCCAGCTGCACGGCTGCCTGGCTGAGCCGAATGAATGGGAActggacgaggacgaggacccAGGCAAGGActcggacacggacacggacgagGACACGGACGAGGAGCAGGCGGAAATGACTCTATAAGCTGCTGCAACCATAAACCGGAAGTTAACAGACTTTCGCTGATGTGGCACTTTTCAgggtgctgctgcagcaggaCTTCTCTCTGGGAGGCTCCTCCTCGCAGGGACTGCTCAACTCCTCGACTCCTGGACGGACACTCGCTCGACACGCTCGGCGGGAAGTCTGCAAAATTGTGACAGCGCATGGCCGCAGGATAATCAAATAATTTTTTTCTCTCTCAGTCTTCGGCAGAGTTTTTTTTCCCCTGGTCTGGACTGGTCTCTGGTCTGGTCTCTGGCGTGGTCTGGCTTGGTCTGGGACTCCTGCTGGCTCGCTGAATTATTGTTGCAACATTGCCACAAAATGCTAATTGCCCCATACGATACGATCGAGGCGGAGGACCCAGAAACCGAGGCAAGAACTTGCTTCCCCCCGTTCCCGTTATGGGGTTGGTGGGGGATGGATGGGGTGCAAAAACTTTTCCAAATTGCAACTGTCATTGATTTTGCCTCATTTTGACAGTTTCCATTTTCTCTTGAGGGTCTTTTGGGTCTCTCTTCTGCCCGGTGcccccgtgccccgtgcctGGTGCTCGGTGCACGGTGCCTAGTGCCTGCTCTTATCGCAATCTGTCAAAGATTGGCAAATTGCATTGGCTTAAACATTAATAAATCATATGGAAAGTGTCCAGGAAACTTTTGCCCCAATCGACAATCGACAATCGAGGCAAAGGTGAGC contains:
- the LOC108150985 gene encoding uncharacterized protein LOC108150985, encoding MAAICRALVAGLLLCSAWRLLEGHKSLSSLLFRRIVTDYNSKYLSYYEASVSADYTTVNFTLHFIRTITVDVWLRATLAQRVSKRENTYRNVFTYNVNLCHIMGKARGQSIINFWLENVMRDSNMPKQCPLKEGNYTMLNIQSDKEAIPRFVRSGSFSIDSNLYMREWHNDNLTNTVFYVDIRMK